From a single SAR202 cluster bacterium genomic region:
- the mscL gene encoding large conductance mechanosensitive channel protein MscL, which yields MLDEFKKFLLRGNVIDLAVAVVIGVAFGAVITSFVKDLLTPLISIPGNADFSSLTFTINGSVFRYGSFINALIAFILIAAAIFFLVVKPVNALVERSRAAPVPADPTTRKCPECLSEIPLAAKRCAHCASPVSPVA from the coding sequence ATGCTAGACGAATTCAAAAAATTTCTCCTCCGCGGCAACGTCATCGACCTGGCCGTGGCCGTTGTTATCGGCGTCGCCTTCGGCGCCGTCATTACATCCTTCGTCAAAGACCTCCTCACCCCCCTGATCAGCATCCCCGGCAACGCCGACTTCTCTAGCCTCACCTTCACCATCAACGGCAGCGTCTTTCGATACGGTTCCTTCATCAACGCCCTCATCGCCTTCATACTCATCGCCGCCGCTATCTTCTTCCTCGTCGTGAAGCCAGTTAACGCCCTCGTCGAGCGCTCCCGCGCCGCCCCAGTCCCCGCCGACCCCACCACTCGCAAGTGCCCCGAGTGCCTCAGCGAAATCCCCCTCGCCGCCAAACGCTGCGCCCACTGCGCCTCACCAGTATCGCCTGTGGCCTAA
- a CDS encoding FAD-binding oxidoreductase, whose product MLNRDVLASLTTLLGRSRVLTSLPQRERYSADALSPSRAYRSAQLLNSTADVVVRPKNTQQVAEIVKLAVQHRIPIIPYGGGTGVMGGVVPLKGGIAIDLQGLNKVLNIDPISLTATVESGVILADLAHVLEGQGLLLAHDPWSLPIATVGGAISTNGVGYRAAAYGPMGDHVLGLEVVLPDGELLTTRAVPKYSTGPNLNQLFIGSEGAFGIITKATIKILRQPEERIFSTFRFQKFDQGFQAITELLAIGLVPSVLDLTEDFEGVHLYLIFEGYKEGVDAQRRRSKLVCEAAGGIDNGPTEATIYWDTRYRIAEGYRDEVASLTRRQRWKRHSRSFDYLHVALPLDKVPSYRKKCDAIFKKYDIRCSEYGIWARPELFSMLLLPGDVTKEEDMPKAVDMVLTLAQDMGGVMEYCHGVGIKLAHLLAREMDVSLDVLGNMKCSLDPHNIMNPGKLGLDKA is encoded by the coding sequence ATGCTTAATCGCGATGTCCTCGCCTCCCTCACCACCCTCCTGGGCCGCTCCCGCGTCCTCACCTCCCTACCCCAACGCGAGCGCTACTCCGCCGACGCCCTCTCCCCCTCCCGCGCCTACCGCTCCGCCCAACTGCTCAACTCTACCGCCGATGTCGTTGTCCGGCCCAAAAACACCCAGCAGGTAGCCGAAATCGTCAAGCTCGCCGTGCAGCACCGCATCCCCATCATTCCCTACGGTGGCGGCACCGGCGTCATGGGCGGCGTAGTGCCCCTTAAGGGTGGCATTGCCATCGACCTCCAGGGCCTCAACAAAGTCCTAAACATAGACCCTATTTCCCTCACCGCCACCGTCGAGTCCGGCGTTATCCTCGCCGACCTCGCCCACGTCCTGGAAGGCCAGGGCCTCCTCCTCGCCCACGACCCCTGGAGCCTCCCCATCGCCACCGTCGGCGGGGCCATATCCACCAACGGCGTCGGCTACCGCGCCGCCGCCTACGGCCCCATGGGCGACCACGTCCTCGGCCTGGAAGTTGTCCTCCCAGACGGCGAACTCCTCACCACCCGCGCCGTCCCCAAGTACTCCACCGGCCCCAACCTCAACCAGCTCTTCATCGGCTCGGAAGGCGCCTTCGGCATCATCACCAAGGCCACCATAAAAATCCTCCGACAGCCTGAAGAGCGCATCTTCTCCACCTTCCGCTTCCAAAAATTCGACCAGGGCTTCCAAGCCATCACCGAGCTTTTAGCCATCGGCCTTGTCCCCTCAGTCCTTGACCTGACCGAGGACTTTGAAGGCGTCCACTTATATCTAATCTTCGAGGGCTATAAAGAGGGCGTCGATGCCCAGCGCCGCCGCTCCAAGCTGGTCTGCGAAGCCGCCGGCGGCATCGACAACGGCCCCACCGAGGCCACCATCTACTGGGACACCCGCTACCGCATCGCCGAAGGCTACCGCGACGAAGTCGCCTCCCTCACCCGCCGCCAGCGATGGAAGCGCCATAGCCGCTCCTTCGATTACCTCCACGTCGCCCTGCCCCTGGACAAAGTTCCAAGCTACCGCAAGAAGTGCGACGCCATCTTCAAAAAGTACGATATCCGGTGTAGCGAATACGGCATCTGGGCCCGCCCCGAACTCTTCTCCATGCTCCTCCTCCCTGGGGATGTCACCAAGGAAGAGGACATGCCTAAAGCCGTTGACATGGTCTTAACACTGGCCCAGGACATGGGCGGCGTCATGGAGTATTGCCACGGCGTCGGCATCAAGCTGGCCCACCTCCTCGCCCGAGAGATGGACGTCAGTCTCGACGTCTTGGGTAACATGAAGTGCTCCCTTGACCCCCATAACATCATGAACCCCGGCAAGCTAGGTCTCGACAAAGCGTGA
- a CDS encoding magnesium transporter CorA family protein: MTSQAASPASAKSKKRGSQNGDLQAFTDLGLFAKAVEDAGLSIDFLPLLSLNANFIESTEDFLVLNLKHFDTEEPNNLLFLHSEKALLYSRMPLSPEALQPHAGIQAKAHGKTTVLAFLALKRTVNNYKTHLDTLVARIRELESQFDNARYRALIFDFERLFDRLEDLHQILIKLEETNLKEVETRYISFDYQVLMTESANQLDRCRNRLNMLKDLQREHELQTTVELNRRIERLNNVVTRLTAVTVIIMVPTLIASHFGMNFTNMPELDMKWTYPAVLALEVLLIVSGVLLFRKIKWL, from the coding sequence ATGACCTCCCAAGCAGCCTCCCCAGCTAGCGCCAAAAGCAAAAAGCGAGGCTCCCAAAACGGCGACCTTCAAGCCTTCACCGACCTCGGCCTCTTCGCCAAGGCCGTCGAGGACGCGGGCCTCTCCATCGATTTCCTGCCCCTCCTTTCCTTGAACGCCAACTTCATCGAGTCCACGGAAGACTTCCTTGTCCTGAACCTCAAGCACTTCGACACCGAAGAGCCCAACAACCTCCTCTTCCTCCACAGTGAAAAAGCCCTCCTCTATTCCCGGATGCCCCTGTCCCCTGAAGCCCTGCAGCCCCACGCTGGCATCCAGGCCAAAGCCCACGGCAAGACCACCGTGCTGGCCTTCCTCGCCTTGAAACGGACTGTTAATAACTACAAGACCCACCTGGACACCCTGGTAGCTCGAATTCGCGAGCTTGAGAGCCAGTTCGATAACGCCAGGTACCGCGCCCTAATCTTCGACTTCGAGCGCCTCTTCGACCGCCTTGAAGACCTCCATCAAATCCTCATCAAGCTGGAAGAGACCAACCTCAAGGAGGTCGAGACCCGCTACATCTCCTTCGACTACCAGGTCCTCATGACCGAAAGCGCCAACCAGTTGGACAGGTGCAGGAACCGCCTTAACATGCTCAAAGACCTGCAGCGCGAGCATGAGCTTCAGACCACAGTTGAGCTAAACCGCCGTATAGAGCGTTTGAACAACGTCGTCACCCGGCTCACCGCCGTCACCGTCATCATCATGGTCCCCACCCTCATTGCCAGTCACTTCGGCATGAACTTCACCAACATGCCGGAATTGGACATGAAATGGACATATCCTGCCGTCTTGGCCCTGGAAGTGCTGCTGATAGTCAGCGGCGTGCTTCTCTTCCGAAAAATAAAATGGCTCTAG
- a CDS encoding SAM-dependent chlorinase/fluorinase has translation MALVGSYDTLEVAVRDGSAASLLGAEIGDEVTVRMG, from the coding sequence ATGGCGCTGGTGGGGAGCTACGACACGCTGGAGGTGGCGGTGAGGGATGGGAGCGCGGCGTCGTTACTGGGGGCGGAGATAGGGGATGAGGTGACGGTGAGGATGGGCTAG
- a CDS encoding SAM-dependent chlorinase/fluorinase → MGSNGAIITLTTDFGAADPYVGLIKGVVLGINPQASIIDLTHEARPQNVRQGGFLLWKSYRYFPKGTIHVAVVDPGVGSSRRGVVVETPRGVFVAPDNGVLSYVIKDFFDGELPGAMAGLIPVPPGCRAFHITNRSLWLEPVSATFHGRDVFAPVAARLSLGIAVSEVGEGAESLSCLRMEPRLWEGGRLRGRVAHVDRFGNLITDIEAALLRPSVGLRVEVKGKEIRGLKDFTRRGRG, encoded by the coding sequence GTGGGCAGTAATGGAGCCATCATAACTCTCACGACGGATTTTGGGGCGGCGGACCCGTATGTGGGGCTGATAAAGGGGGTGGTGTTAGGGATCAATCCGCAGGCGTCGATAATCGATTTGACACATGAAGCGCGCCCGCAGAACGTAAGGCAGGGCGGTTTTCTTTTGTGGAAGAGCTACCGGTATTTTCCGAAGGGCACGATTCATGTAGCGGTGGTGGACCCGGGGGTGGGGTCGTCCAGGCGTGGGGTGGTCGTGGAGACGCCGAGGGGCGTGTTTGTGGCGCCGGACAACGGGGTGCTGAGCTATGTAATTAAGGACTTCTTTGACGGCGAGCTGCCCGGGGCTATGGCAGGACTAATCCCAGTACCTCCTGGGTGCAGAGCGTTTCATATAACAAACAGGTCGCTATGGCTTGAGCCGGTCAGCGCGACGTTTCACGGGCGGGACGTTTTCGCGCCGGTGGCGGCGCGTCTTTCACTGGGTATAGCGGTGTCGGAGGTCGGGGAGGGGGCGGAGAGCCTGTCGTGTTTGAGGATGGAGCCGCGTTTGTGGGAGGGAGGCCGGCTGCGGGGCCGGGTGGCGCACGTGGACAGGTTTGGCAATTTGATAACGGATATTGAGGCTGCGCTGTTGAGGCCATCGGTAGGGTTGAGGGTGGAAGTGAAAGGGAAGGAGATCAGGGGACTGAAGGATTTTACTCGCAGGGGCAGGGGCTGA
- a CDS encoding Lrp/AsnC family transcriptional regulator, with translation MAQQTLKPASGKKSAGDMDATDRQFLNITQSRFPLADEPYKVIAGELGISEAELFIRLAALRKANVVRQISAIFDTRRLGYKTTLVAMAYHADRLHKSALYINRHPGVSHNYAREGSFYNLWFTLAVPPNEVLEDTVKQMAEKTGAQAFRVMPTIRFFKIGVNFDMVSQKSAAFDYSPDGYNQPISKDWNKPVHLSDFDIRAIQELQEDLPMIPRPFDNMARRLGLTNQQLFDLAKEFQDRGIMRRYSAVLYHRKAGFRANAMAVWKVPEDRAEAVGKIMARHTGVTHCYQRPTFPDWPYTHFTMIHAVSKEGCEDAVKEIERATDIHDYLILYSNREYKKTRVRYFV, from the coding sequence ATGGCCCAGCAGACCCTTAAACCCGCCTCCGGCAAGAAGTCCGCCGGCGACATGGACGCCACCGACCGTCAGTTCCTTAATATCACCCAGTCTCGATTTCCCCTGGCCGACGAGCCGTATAAGGTCATTGCAGGTGAACTGGGCATCTCCGAAGCCGAACTCTTCATTCGCCTGGCCGCCCTCCGAAAAGCCAATGTTGTCCGCCAGATCAGCGCCATCTTCGACACCCGCCGCCTGGGCTACAAGACTACCCTCGTCGCTATGGCCTACCACGCCGACAGGCTGCACAAGTCCGCCCTATATATCAATCGGCACCCAGGCGTCAGCCACAACTACGCCCGAGAAGGTTCCTTCTACAACCTCTGGTTTACCCTGGCGGTGCCGCCCAACGAGGTGCTGGAAGACACCGTAAAACAGATGGCGGAAAAGACCGGCGCCCAAGCGTTCCGCGTCATGCCCACCATTCGGTTCTTCAAAATCGGCGTCAACTTTGACATGGTGAGCCAGAAGAGCGCGGCTTTCGACTACAGCCCCGACGGCTATAACCAGCCCATCTCCAAGGACTGGAACAAGCCTGTCCATCTCAGCGACTTCGACATCCGCGCTATCCAGGAACTGCAGGAAGACCTGCCCATGATTCCCCGCCCCTTCGACAATATGGCCCGACGCCTGGGCCTTACCAACCAACAGCTCTTCGACCTGGCCAAGGAGTTCCAGGACCGCGGCATAATGCGCCGTTACAGCGCCGTCCTCTACCATCGAAAGGCTGGCTTCCGCGCCAACGCCATGGCTGTTTGGAAGGTGCCTGAAGACCGCGCCGAGGCCGTGGGCAAGATAATGGCCCGGCATACAGGCGTCACTCATTGCTATCAGCGCCCCACCTTCCCGGACTGGCCCTACACGCATTTCACCATGATTCACGCCGTCTCCAAAGAAGGCTGTGAAGACGCCGTCAAAGAGATTGAAAGGGCTACCGACATCCACGACTATCTCATTCTATATAGCAACCGCGAGTACAAAAAAACACGCGTCCGCTACTTTGTCTAG
- a CDS encoding protein-L-isoaspartate(D-aspartate) O-methyltransferase: protein MEKLNNARQRLFRKLRQVIRYERVLRAMEQMPRQAFVPENLRHLSYDDAPLPIGEGQTISQPTIVAIMTGALELRDKDRVLEVGTGSGYQSAILSLLASEGWVVSVERVPWLAEKAASILRSLGRHNVEVVEAGPVLGCPEKGPYDAIVVTAASPRLQKSLLDQMKLGGRLVAPVGGLKEQELVRALKTSEGISISYLWPCRFVPLIGPEAWPEGMAGAADEA from the coding sequence GTGGAAAAGCTTAACAACGCAAGGCAGCGCCTGTTCAGAAAGCTGCGACAGGTTATAAGGTACGAGCGGGTGCTGCGGGCCATGGAGCAGATGCCCCGCCAAGCCTTTGTGCCCGAGAATCTGCGGCATCTATCCTACGACGACGCCCCCCTGCCCATCGGTGAGGGACAGACCATCTCCCAGCCCACCATCGTGGCTATTATGACCGGTGCCCTGGAACTGCGGGACAAGGATAGGGTGCTGGAGGTGGGAACGGGCAGCGGCTACCAGTCGGCCATACTGTCGCTTCTGGCGTCCGAGGGGTGGGTAGTGAGCGTGGAGAGGGTACCGTGGCTGGCGGAGAAGGCCGCGTCTATCCTGCGCTCCTTGGGCCGCCATAATGTAGAGGTGGTGGAGGCTGGGCCGGTGTTAGGCTGTCCTGAGAAAGGGCCCTACGACGCGATTGTAGTGACGGCGGCCAGTCCCAGGCTGCAGAAGTCTCTGCTGGACCAGATGAAGCTGGGAGGTCGGCTGGTGGCGCCGGTAGGAGGGCTGAAGGAGCAGGAGTTAGTGAGGGCGCTCAAGACCAGCGAGGGCATATCGATAAGCTATCTGTGGCCGTGCCGGTTTGTGCCGCTGATCGGGCCTGAGGCGTGGCCGGAGGGCATGGCGGGAGCCGCAGACGAAGCCTAG
- the gatB gene encoding Asp-tRNA(Asn)/Glu-tRNA(Gln) amidotransferase subunit GatB, whose protein sequence is MVTSVLEKYEVVIGLEVHVQLKTRSKMFCSCRADYQTASPNTLVCPVCLGLPGTLPVINRRAVEFTMATGLALNCEIAPTTKFDRKNYPYPDLMKGYQISQYDSPIATKGLLEIESDSGKKKVGITRVHLEEDVAKLQHVNNPHGESFSLVDVNRSGVPLMEIVGEPDIRSAEEARQYLTTLRSILQYIGVTTGNMEEGSFRCDANVSIRPKGSSAFGTRTEIKNMNSFRSVYNALLYEVDRQAKVLDDGGRVVQETRGWVDDKGVTVSQRSKEHAHDYRYFPEPDLPPLVISREWVSLVKASLPELPSQRRDRFVGQYGLPLYDAEHLTSSKDVADFFESAVAKGGQSRAKSISNWMLSDVTRVLNLKGQSLGESAFKPDHLSELVELIESGTLSNTLAKTVLEEGFESGKPPSQVVKEKGLAQISDTSVVEAAVQQAISENPKAVEDYIKGKDTASRFLVGQVMRLTRGKGNPTVVNELVKKGLEALKSS, encoded by the coding sequence ATGGTCACCTCAGTTTTAGAGAAATACGAGGTCGTCATAGGGCTGGAGGTGCATGTCCAGCTCAAGACCAGGAGCAAAATGTTCTGCTCCTGCCGCGCCGACTATCAGACCGCCTCGCCCAACACCCTGGTCTGCCCCGTGTGCCTGGGGCTGCCGGGCACACTGCCGGTCATCAATCGTAGGGCGGTGGAGTTCACTATGGCCACCGGACTGGCGCTGAACTGCGAAATCGCGCCCACCACAAAATTCGACCGCAAGAACTACCCATACCCCGACCTCATGAAGGGCTATCAGATATCGCAGTACGACTCGCCCATCGCCACGAAGGGGCTTCTGGAGATTGAAAGCGACAGTGGCAAAAAGAAGGTGGGCATCACGCGAGTCCATCTGGAAGAGGACGTGGCCAAGCTGCAGCACGTCAACAACCCCCACGGCGAGAGTTTCAGCCTCGTAGACGTGAACCGCTCGGGCGTGCCGCTGATGGAGATAGTGGGCGAGCCGGACATCCGGTCGGCGGAGGAGGCCCGGCAGTATTTGACCACGCTGCGCTCCATACTCCAGTACATCGGCGTCACCACCGGCAACATGGAGGAGGGGAGCTTCCGGTGCGACGCCAACGTGAGCATTCGGCCCAAAGGAAGCAGCGCCTTCGGCACCCGGACGGAAATCAAGAACATGAACAGCTTCCGTTCGGTGTACAACGCCCTTTTATATGAGGTCGACCGCCAGGCTAAAGTCCTGGACGACGGCGGACGGGTGGTGCAGGAGACCAGGGGGTGGGTGGACGATAAGGGCGTTACCGTGTCCCAGCGTTCCAAAGAGCACGCCCACGACTATCGTTATTTCCCTGAGCCTGACCTGCCTCCCCTGGTAATAAGCCGGGAGTGGGTCAGCCTGGTAAAGGCCAGCCTGCCTGAGCTTCCCTCCCAGCGCCGGGACAGATTCGTGGGCCAGTACGGACTGCCGCTATACGACGCGGAGCATCTCACGTCTTCTAAGGATGTGGCGGACTTTTTTGAATCGGCTGTCGCCAAGGGCGGGCAGTCCAGGGCCAAGTCCATCAGCAATTGGATGCTGAGCGACGTGACCAGGGTCTTAAATCTGAAGGGCCAGTCGCTGGGGGAGTCTGCGTTCAAGCCGGACCACCTGTCGGAGCTGGTGGAGTTGATCGAGTCGGGAACGCTGAGCAACACCCTGGCCAAGACGGTACTGGAAGAGGGGTTCGAGAGTGGCAAGCCGCCCTCGCAAGTGGTCAAAGAGAAGGGGCTGGCGCAAATCAGTGACACGTCCGTGGTGGAAGCAGCGGTGCAGCAGGCCATAAGCGAGAACCCCAAGGCCGTGGAGGATTACATAAAGGGCAAGGACACGGCGTCCAGGTTCCTAGTGGGGCAGGTGATGAGGCTCACCAGGGGGAAGGGCAACCCCACCGTGGTGAATGAACTGGTGAAAAAGGGCCTGGAGGCCCTGAAGTCTAGCTAA
- the secG gene encoding preprotein translocase subunit SecG, with protein sequence METAIDIVQILVSTILVIVILLQVREMGTGLFGSATAAFRVRRGIEKTLFQMTIVLVAVFVVVSILSVRLN encoded by the coding sequence TTGGAAACGGCGATAGATATAGTTCAGATTCTTGTCTCCACCATCCTGGTCATCGTCATACTGCTGCAGGTTAGGGAGATGGGCACCGGCCTTTTCGGCTCCGCCACGGCGGCTTTCCGAGTGCGCAGGGGCATCGAGAAGACGCTCTTTCAGATGACTATAGTGCTGGTGGCCGTGTTTGTGGTGGTATCGATTTTGAGCGTACGGTTGAATTAA
- a CDS encoding bifunctional precorrin-2 dehydrogenase/sirohydrochlorin ferrochelatase, with the protein MRIMTSPKTQNLPSYYPVFLDLTGRPCVVIGGGAVAEGKVQGLLHHNCPITLVSPTATAALKDWAAKGRIQWLQREYQPGDLKDAFLAIAATDQRSVNDAVAKEAAAEKVLLNVVDYPPLCVFIAPAVVKRGPVTFAISTSGASPALARKLRESLEQSDILPYADLAPLLMRARLEIKKQGLKVHPDRWQEALNHDLLRLVQQGHEDQAFDRLMSTLTSKSKGRAR; encoded by the coding sequence ATGCGAATTATGACTAGCCCTAAAACCCAAAATCTCCCCTCCTACTACCCTGTCTTCCTGGACCTCACCGGCCGTCCATGCGTCGTCATCGGCGGCGGCGCCGTGGCCGAAGGCAAGGTCCAAGGCCTCCTCCACCACAACTGCCCCATCACCCTTGTCAGCCCCACCGCCACCGCCGCCCTCAAAGACTGGGCCGCAAAGGGCCGTATACAATGGCTCCAGCGCGAGTACCAGCCCGGCGACCTCAAAGACGCCTTCCTCGCCATCGCCGCCACCGACCAGCGGAGTGTCAACGACGCCGTAGCTAAAGAAGCCGCCGCCGAAAAAGTCCTCCTCAACGTCGTGGACTATCCTCCCCTCTGCGTCTTTATCGCCCCCGCCGTGGTCAAACGCGGCCCCGTCACCTTCGCCATCTCCACCTCCGGCGCCAGCCCCGCCCTCGCCCGCAAGCTCCGCGAGTCCCTGGAACAAAGCGACATCCTCCCCTACGCCGACCTCGCCCCCCTCCTAATGCGCGCCCGCCTCGAAATCAAAAAACAAGGGCTAAAAGTCCACCCCGACCGGTGGCAAGAAGCCCTGAATCATGACCTTCTCCGGCTAGTCCAGCAAGGCCACGAAGACCAGGCCTTTGACCGACTTATGTCTACCCTGACCTCCAAATCGAAAGGTCGCGCTAGATGA